The Microlunatus soli genome contains the following window.
GCTTCCTTGTGCGCTGCGGTCTTCGGGATCCAGAACCCAGTACCGGCAACGCATGGGCTGACCCGCGTCGTTCCCATCATCGGAGCGGGGAGCAGGTACGACGCCTGCTGGACCTGCGGTTTCGCCGTAGCGATAAGGCCACTGGTCCAGTAGCCCGACAACAGGGTTGCGACCCGGCTCGCGACATAGAGGTCAGCATCAGCGGTGGCCTGCGGGTCCAGGAAACTCGACGTCGTTCGGGACTTGACCAGATCCACGAACCACTGCAACGCCTCGACACCGGCGTCGCTGGTGAGGTCGATCTGAGTCAGGTCGTCATTGAACAACGCAGCGTCAGCGGTGGCTAGCATCCCCTGGAGCCACGCAAGATCGGGTTTGCCTCCGAAGACACAGCCGAACCCCAGGACGCGGGTGCGGCCGGACTTGCGCTGGACTGTCTCCTCCGACAGTTTCAGCACCTGCTTGTAGGTGAGGGGACGATCAGAGCTTGGGACCTTCAGGCCGGCGGCCTTCAGATGCTGGGAGTTGACCCATAGCGTCAGATCGGAGGAGTAGTCCTTCACCAGGCCGTACAGCGGTCCGGTGCCCTGGGTCGTACCGTCATAGCGCCACAGGTCGTTGATCGGATCGAGATCGTCAGCGGTGATCGTCTTGCTGGATTTGAGGTAGTCGTCCAGTGGTTCGGCCAGCGAACGATGAACCAGATACGGCGTGTCGGTGGCGCCGGCGCCTCGAACGAGGTCGGGAGGCGTCTTGGCTGCCAACATCGACACCAGGGCGTCCCAGCTGTATTCGGTGATACTGAGCTTGATGTCAGGCCGCTGCTCCGTGAAACCGGCGATCACATCCTTGTCGATCTCATTCGCCTGCCCGAGGAGCTTCAGTGTCACCTGCTTCTTGCCGTTCTTCGCCGGCTGGCTGGCCGAGACCGCGCAGCCGGAGGTAAGACTGCCGGCTGCGATGGCACCCGCACCACCCAGAAGGGTGCGACGCCGAAGCCGCCACGGCACGACAGTGGTCTGCTCGGGATTCGTTTCGGGTTTCGTTGTCGGCATCGTGATCGCCCCTTCGCTTCCTCGAGAAGGTCTGTTGCATGCCCTCACCAACACGGCGGTAAACTAGTAAACCTGATGTCAAGGTACACCAGTCAACCTGAATCAGACAAGGGATCCAGGCCCTCGAGCGATAGGGTGTTGCCATGACTGAGCGGCGACCGAAGCGTCCGACGATTTCCGATGTGGCAGAACTGGCAGGGGTGTCCAAGGGCGCGGTCTCACGGTCCTTCAACGGTGCTGCTCGGCTGAGTCCCGCGACGGTGGAACGCATCCGAGCAGCGGCCGCTGAACTGGGCTGGATGCCCAGCGCGGCAGCGCGAGCGATCAACGGAGCGCCAGCTCATGCAATCGGCGTGGTGCTGCGGCGTCCGCCCGAGCTGCTCGAACTCGATCCGTTCTTCGCGGCGTTCCTGGCCGGCGCGGAGGGCGTGTTTGCCGCACAGGGATATGCCGTCATCCTACGGTTCGTCGACACCGCCGAAGACGAGCGGGACTGCTATCGACAGCTGGTTGCCGAGCGTCGTGTCGACGGCTTCTTGATCAACGATCTCCGACAGCCGGACTTTCGGTTCAAACTGCTGGAGGAGATGGGTCAGTCCGCAGTTGTCGTCGGGCGACCCGGGGCCCGCTGCCCCTTTCCCAGCGTCGACTCCGACAGCGATGCCGCGGTGGAATCGCTCCTGCAACACCTCATTGAATCGGGCCACCGGATCATAGGCCACGTCAGCGGGTCGCCGAGCCTCCAGCACTCCCGGCACCGTGTTCGACTCTGGCGCGACACCCTGCAGGCGAACGGTCTACCCGCGGGCCCGCTGGCCGTAGGACACTTCACCGCTGCCGGCGGCGCGGCCGCGACCGACGAATTGCTGAGACAACAGGAACGACCGACGGCGATCTTCTACGGAAACGATGTGATGGCCGTTGCCGGATTGGCGATGATGAGTGACCGCGGTCTCGTAGTGCCCGACGATGTCGCTGTCGCCGGCTTCGACGGCGTGAGCATCGCCTCCTACACCTCGCCGCCGTTGACCACCGTGCAGTGCAACTACCGCGCTGTCGGCCATGCCGCCGCAGACCTGCTACTGAATCAGATCGCAGGGGAGCGGGCCCCGCACCGGGTCCTGGTCCCTGCCGAGTTGCGGCTGCGTCGCAGCACCGGCGCCAGCGCGCAGTGACGGTTACCAGGACCGCTAGGCCATCCGGTGCCGGCAGCCGAAGGATCCCCGACTGATCCACATCAAAGATGCTGCCTGACCACAGGTCCTCATAGCTGCCCGGCAGAACGCGTAGGACCAGATCGCCGCCACCGCGAGAGCGTGACGTCGGCGCGAAGACGCCGACTCCGGATCCGACCGGACTGAGTACGCGGACCGCAGTTGTCGCAGCGCTGAGCGCAGTTGGTCTGGCAGGGTCGGCGGGCCGGCCGACCAGACGGCGCAACACTGCTGCCGAAGCCTCATCGGTCACCAGGGCTGACCCCAGAAGGCCACTGAACATGGTGACGGTCCCGCGGCCGAGTTGCCCATGCCAGGCAGCCGGCACGTTGCCCAGCTCGGGGAGTGTCAGATCAAGATCGGCGGACCAGTTCTGGTCAAGTTCGAAATCGGTATATGAGAGCGGGAGTCGGCCGGCCGGCACACCGAGAACGGAGACGGCGTGACCATCCGGACTGCTGTGCTGGCCACGGGCCCGGACCCCTAACGTGGTCGACAATCCGCCGGGCCAAGGTCGCTGGACGTCGCCCCAAAGGTCCTTCTGCCCAGAGATCCCGTCCATGATCAGACTGGCTCCGGATTCCACGTGGGACAGAAGAGAATTCGTTGTCGCCGGATCTAAGCAGGCCAGTTGAGACATCACGATCAGCCGGGGGACCGGCCGGAATCGGTCCAGGCAGTCCACCGGCAACGGCGCCGCGACCCATCCCAGGCGCGCGAGTTCAGCACAGATGAGTGCGACGCCCTGCATGGCATCGTCGGGATCGCGCCCCTGAGCCGGCGCACTGACCCACGAATGAGCCAGGCTGACGGCCTGGGACTCCGCGCTATACAGGACGACCGCGTCGACGGGGGTGGGGCACCAATCCGGCAGCTTTTGATCAAGCCGCTTCAATGTGGCTGCCGCACGGCACATTGCCGCCGATCGTTCGCCCGGACGGTTGTCGTCCTCGAGCAGCGACCAGTCACCGGCCTCGAAGTCCCGCTGACGAGCATTGAGCGCCCAACCGGTCGCTGATGTGGCGCCGGTGAGCAATGGCGCGAGGACCGACGCTGCAACCTCGGCCGGTTCAACATCTCGTGGGTGGGGTGATCCGTGGGTGACGTTGCCGAACTGGCACTCTGTCAGTTCGACATCACGGCTTGGCGCTGCAGCCAGCATCCGGGTCGCGACGACGAGCATCTCGAGGTGACGTGATCGAGGAGCGAACCCGAGATGCCACGGCGCATGCACACTCGCCCCGAGCACGTCCGCGCTGGCCGCGAGCCGAGACAGGTCGTAACCCATCGCGGCATGGTTGCGAAACAGGTCCGGCGGATTGATGCACGTCGGAGTGTCCGCGTCGACCCTCCGAATCACGGCCCTCACCCAGCTCAGTTCCTCCGCCAGGTTGCGAGCCCGAAGGGTCGCATCGGCCAGCCAGGGATCGAAGCTGAAGAACACCTCGTCGCTCAGATCCGGGCGGACCACGTCGTCGGCGAACGGGATCTCCTCGAAGGTCTTGTATCCGGTGTGCCAGCGTCGATTCAACTCCGAGACGTCGCCGAGGAAGCGGTCTCGTAACAGATCCGCCCAGACTGCCTGCAGGCCCGGTGGACGACGATCCCGCGGTCCGGGACGTCCGGCCGTGTTGAAGGGCTCGTTCCATAGGATCCACTGCGCCAGAGCGGGATGGCCGACATAGCGAGCGACCGTCTGCTGCACGTATCGCTCGGCCGACTCCCGATACCGCGGTGCAGATGGCAACGTGAGGTGGCGGCCCTGGATGAGGCCGGGGCTCCCGAGATGCCACGGCGCTGTCTCGGGGGTCAAGGTCGCCTTGATCTGCAAACCGTGCGTGGCGGCGGCATCGAACACCTGATCGTAGAGCTCGAAGTCCCAGGTGTCGGGTTCGGGCTCAATCCATGGCCAGATGAGGAAGATTCTCAGCTGGCCCAGACCGGAAGCGATGGCGGCCCTCAGTAGTCCCTGCAGCTGCTCGGAGTCCGTGTCACGTTCCAGCCAGAGCTGTGCCCCGAGCCGCTGCGAAGTGTTGACCATGACGCCTAAGGTAAACTGGTAAACCTCTTGACTGCAAGAGATTCCACAAGGTCTTGCATGCATCTCGACTACTGCGGTATACCAGTAAACCTCAACTCTGTGGAGGTCGACGATGACTAAGGCACGTTTCAAGCTTCTCGCAAGCGTCGCATTGCTAGGAGTATTCCTCTGCACCATGATCAGCTCGCCGACGGCCCCCGCCGCGTCGAGAACGGTCGGCCCGAAGACGGCCGCACAGCGGCTGGGATGGGGCACGCCCCTTCCGGCATCGGACGAGTTCAACTACGTCGGCACCCCGGACCGGAGCCGCTGGAATGTCTACGGCGACGGCGGTTCCGAGGGAGGCGCCGGGTCCAACTGCTGGCCCGGCCACGACGGAAACGGGAGGCGCTGCGCCGACGCCAACCACGTCAACGGCGAGTACCTACGCCAGACCGGAGAAATGAACGGCGATTCCGCAGGGGTCGCTTCGGTACAGAACCTCCAGTACGGCCGATGGGAAGTGCGCGCCCGTCTTCAGCCGGCAAGAGGCGCTGCCGGGCACCCGTACCACGCAGTGCTGATCACCTGGCCGCAGAGTGACGAGTGGCCCGCTGGCGCTGAGTACGACTTCTTCGAAGTCGACGCCGGCGACACCTGCGCGGTTGCGTTCCTGCACTACCCCAATCACGAACCCAAACGGCAGGAGATGGCCCAGAAGTGCCCGGTCGACATCACCAAATGGCACGCCTACGGCTTCGAGTGGAGCCCCCAGGGGTTGACCGGTTACATCGACGGTGACGAATGGTTCACCTTCAATCAGGACTGCATCCAGTGCGCGCCCGGACCGATGCACCAAACGATCCAACTCGACAACTTCTTCGGCGCCGGAGGCATGCAACGCGCCAACTTCGACATCGACTGGGCACGCGTCTACAACCTCCAACAGCGATGACACGGCCCTCACAGATCACGCAGGAGCCAGCCACCGTGGACGAACCCGTCCGCACCCGGCCGTGGACGTTCGGTGCCGCGCTGAGTGTCGACGCCATCGGCTCCGTCGAGCGCGAGTACGTTTCGCGCGTCCTCGATAAGCGCCGGGTGTTCCGCTACACCCGCGACGGCATCCACGACTCCGAAGCAGCAGCTCTGGAAGATGTGTACCGAAAGCGTCTAGGTGTCAGGCACTGTCTGGCCGTCAACGGCGGGACCTCGGCGCTGGTCTGTGCGCTCGTAGCAGCCGGCATCGGGCCCGGCGACGAGGTCGTGATTCCCAGCTACACCTACATTGCGACCGCATCAGCGGTCATCCTCGCAGGCGCCGTCCCGGTGATCGTCGACATCGACGAGACCCTGACCATCGATCCCAAGGCACTCGAGAACTCCATCACCAAGCACACCAAGGCCGTCATCCCTGTCCATATGCGTGGAGTTCCATGCCAAATGGATGAGATCAGCACGATCGCAGCCAGGCACGGACTCATCGTCATCGAGGACGCGGCCCAAGCCAACGGGGGAAGCTATCACGGCCGGCCGCTAGGATCCTTCGGGCACCTAGGATGCTTCAGCTTCCAGCAATACAAGATCGTCACCGCCGGCGAAGGTGGCCTCGTCGCAACCAACGACGATCACCTGTTCGAACGTGCCTGTGTGTACCACGACGGCGCCTTCGCCATGTGGGATACGGGCACCGGGGGAGAGGTCGAAACGTTCCCCGGACAGAACTACCGCATCAGCGAGATCAGTGCAGCGGTCGCCCTTGCGCAGTCTCAGCGACTCGACGATCTGCTCGCCCGGCTGCGTCGAAACAAGGCCCACATCATTGAAGCGCTCGCCACGGTCGACGGCATCGAGCTGCAACCCATCCCGGACCCCGCCGGCGACGTCGCATACAGCTTGATCCTCTTCCTGCCCGTGAACGCAGACATCCGAGCATTCTCCGAGCGGCTGGCTTGGGAAGGCATCCCCAACGGGACCGTGTACAACAAGGGATTCCCCGACCGACACATCTTCACCAACTGGGACTACGTCCTCGCCAAACGCGGCGTATCACCGACCAATAATCCATGGACGTCGCCGTACTACCACGGCAACATCGACTACCCGCCCGACCTGTGCCAGACGAGCCTTGACCTTCTCGGCCGAGCGATACAGATCAATCTGCACCAAGACATGGATAGCACCGACTGCGCCGACATCGTCACGGCCATCCGTCGTACGGCCCGACGCGTCAGCGCCAGACCATCGACCGCACCGTCCCCAGGAACGATGCCGTGATCAATCCGCCGCTCGACCTCTGGCCGAGGAACCCTCGCTACCTACGGTTCCGCGGCCTGCCGACCTTTCTGCTCACCTCGGCGGAGCACTACGGCGCCGTCTTCAACCTCGACGTCGACTACCACGCCTACCTCGGCGAACTGACCCGGTGTCGCTTCAACTACACCCGGACAGCCTCCGGAACCTTCGTGGAACACGAGTCCACGATCGAGGGCTCCGGCTGGGAGAACACCCAGGCGCCCCGGCCACTGCGCTACCTCGCACCCTGGGCGAGAACAGACATCGACGGCTACCACCACGGCGGTACCAAGTTCGACCTCGGCGAAATCAGCGGAGCCTACCTCGACCGCCTCATCGACTTCGTGTATCAAGCGGCGCTGCGCGGCATCATCGTCGAGCTCACCCTCTTCACCGCGCAATACAGTCCCGGGCATTGGCTGATGAGTCCGATGCACCCGGCGAACAACATCAACGACCTGGCCATGATCGACCACCAGTCGGTCTACCACCTCGACAACGGCGGACTGCTGCACCATCAGCTCGCCTTCGTACGCACCATCGTGGATGCACTGATCAACTACGACAACGTGATCATCGAGCTGATCAATGAGCCGTACTTCTCCGGCGTCGAGCGCGCCTGGATCGACACCGTCCTCGACGCGATCGAGCACAGGTTCAATCACCATCGACGACGTCTCCTCGTCGCCTGGAACTATGCCAACGTAGATGGCCGCATCACCGGCATGAGTCCGGGGATCGATCTCTTCACCTTCCACTACGCCAACCCGCCCAGCGTGATCGAACAGAACTTCGATCTGGCAATCCCCGTCGTCTACGACGAGACGGGCTACGACGGCGTCGATGACTCGCAGTACCGCAGCCACGCCTGGGAGTTCATGCTCGCCGGCGGAGCCGGCTTCAATCATCTCGACTACAGCTTCGCGCCGTCCGGCGACGACACCGGTACGCGGACCTTACCCGGGAACGCATCCGGAGGCGGTGGACGCCGACTCCGCGACCAACTGACGATCCTGCGTGACTTTCTCGCCGATCTCCCGTTCGCCAACACAGCCCCGGTGACAATGACAGCCCGATCCGGTACGGATACGCGAACCATCCGCGGACTCGCCGACCCCGGCAAAGCGTATGCGTTCTATCTCAACGGCATCGCCGTCGACAGCGTCGAACTCATGGCTGTGGCCGGCGACTATGTCGTGCGCTGGGTCGACCCGTTGACGGGCTACGCAACGTCAAGCGTACAAACCATCACGGCAGACGGCGCCGTGCGGCTCCAGGTGCCTGCACGCCGTCGAGAAGTCGCCTGCTCGATTCTGCAGCTACAGCCGGAGACCCAGCGCGAAGTCGGCGACTTCGATTTTGTCGAGGCCGCTAAGAGCACGACGTTCTCCAGCTGATCCGACCAGGATGGCAGCACCGAACCCGTCGACACCGTCATCCTCGCCACCTACTACCGCCCGCATCTTCTCTTCGGACCGACCAACTGCACGCGCCCGCGAACACGAGCTATGCGGTAGGCCCCTTCTATCTGAACGGCGTAGCTCGCTCGGTGAAGGTGGCTTGCTCACCGTAGCTGTTGCTGTACAGCATGCCTTCAGGGAACCCGTTGCCGCTGGTGTCGTAGGTCAACCAGCCGGACACGCACTCATCCTCAGCCAGCAGGGACTCGGCAGGAAGCACCTTGCCGAATGTGCCGAGAGGGTCAACGGTGTTGGCGGGAACACCTGCACCCTGTGTGCCGTAGGCGAAGCTCCACGGGTCACGTGAGACGCGGGTCTTGTTGCCCTGAGGATCGGGACCGAGCTTGACAACGCAGGTCTCTACCTCTGCCCCGTACAGCGCACCCGACTTCTTCTCATCCAGCAGGGAGACCTTGAAGTGCTCAAAGGTTTTGGAGTCCAGGGCCTTTGCGCTGGCCGACTCAGCCGGTTCCTCGTCGCTGGTGTCGGAGGCCTTGTCAACCTGCTCAGCAGGTGCATCGTTGATGTACATCGAAACGAACGGCTTCAACTCGCCACGGTAGACTGTGTAGCTCTTGCCCTTGGCGCCCGGCAAGACCTCTGTGTCTCCAATGAGCTTGTCATTGACCTCTAGGAAGTCAGAGTAATCATCGTCGGCAGGAATTTCTTCGGGGTCACCATCAAGCCAGAACTGAATTCCCTGAAATTCAACTTGCTCTTGGTCCTCTGTGACAACGGACGGCTCACCAGCAGAGCAGGTCTCAGACCCCTTGGTGTTGTCAATGCTGACCTTCCAATAGCTGAAAGGTCCGTCAAAGAACTTGGAGACGAACGCCTGGTAGGTCTGGATGTTGTGGGTTGCGCTGCTGGTCGGCGCGTAGGTCACCACACAGCCTGAGTAGTCGGTGTACTGCCACGTCTTGTCCGTGCTGGCGGGGTAGCTGGTTGGCGTGGACGCTTGGGCCTGGTCGCTGCAGTACTTCATCCAGTCCTCTTGGCTCAGATCTGGGTCATCGCAGTTAACAGACGGTACGGCAGATGACGGCTCAACCGAAGGGGATTCCTTGGGGGCGGGTTTGGTGACTGCTGGCTTAGAGCCCGTCTGAGTGTCACCGGCGCAGCCGGCCAGCCCTAGAACGGCAACCGTTCCCATGGCGAGAGCGGGAAGGGCTAAGGTGCGGTAGCGCAAGCTCATTACAGGACCGCCTGTATAGGTCAATTGTGGGCGAGGGTTGACTGAGTGCTGGTAGCACTTGGTCAGTCCGCCCTTAAGGTTTGCCAGATTTCATAGGTTTAATGACGAGTCAAACTCAAGCCTTGACAGGTTAGGGGAGACGCTCGTAGTACCACTAGGGCCAAAAGTCTCTAATTCATTGCTGGCCGTCGTAGAGGTCATAACCCTCTTGCGGGGTGCCACCACGATCGGCGGGCGACCGCCAGAAGGCTTCTCCCAGTTCTGAGCCTGCGCTGGCGCCGATCGATATACCCGACGGCTCGACTGCATGGTCGATCTGATCGAGCGTGGACACCTCGACCAGATCCTGATCTCGCAGGACATCTGTCACAAGACGAACCTGCGCAGGTGCGGCGGTGAGGGCTACACCCACATCCTGCGGCATGTGGTGCCACTGATGCGACGTAAGGGTTCACCGAGGATCAGATCCGGACGATCACGTTCGATAATCCTTGTCGGGCGCTGTCGTTTGGCCGCTGAGCAGGTCGGGCCGCTGACCGGGCCGGACGCCTCGGCTGTCGGTCGCGGCAATCTGAGCGATGACGCTGTCCAGATGCGCCCGCATGGCGGCCTCCGCCTCGGCAGGTTCGCCGGCGCGGATGGCCTCGATGATCGCGAGATGTTGTGGCAGTGATTCCTGCGGTCGACCGGGGCGACGGGCGAGTCGGAACTGGAATCGAACCGTTTGCGCGTTCAGGCGCTCCAGCTGGCGCGCAGCCACGTATTGGCCGCTCATCTCGATCACCAGTGAGTGCAGCTCACGGTTCAGGGCTGAGTAGCCTTCGAGGTCTGCCTGCTCGACTGCTGTGCGCATGCTGTCCGCGATCGATGCGAGTGTCTCGCGCTGAGCGGCGGTGCCACCCTCGGCGGCCTTCCGGGCGCAGAGACACTCCAGGGCCGAACGGCATTCGGTGACCTGGATGGCTTCCTCGACCGAGACCACTCGGATCCGCGCGCCGCGGTTGGGGATGAGCTCGACGAGCCCGTCGCTGGCCAGGTCCGACAGGGCTTCCCGCACCGCACTGCGGCTGACCTCGTAGGCCTCGGAGAGGTCGAGTTCGACGAGCCGCTGTCCGGGTACGAGATCTCCCTCGCGCAAGGCTTCGCGGATCTGTTCTGTCACCCGTTCCCGGGCCACCCGTCCTGCCAGCTGTTTGGCCGCCACTCGGCGCTCCTTCCTCGACTGCGGCCCTGATTCTAGCCACGATCCGACAAGCTTTCCGAAAATATCGTTCACTAGATTGTCAACAACTCTGTCGACGACTATGGTGACGAAAGTCGGTGGGGTAGCTGCCACGCCGGCGCGACGTGATCGGACACCGTCGAAGGGCGAGGAGGCACACGGGTGATCATCGATTGTCATGGCCACTACACGACGGCTCCGTCGTCGCTGGCCGGGTGGCGCGATCGGCAGACGCTGGCCTTCGAGCAGCGGACCGACGCCCCGTCCGCGGCGGACCTGGTGATCTCCGATGACGAAGTACGGGCCAGCATCGAGGACAATCAGTTGCGACTGATGGACGAGCGTGGAGTCGACGTGACGATCTTCTCGCCCCGGGCATCCTTCATGGCTCACCACATCGGCGACCTCGCAACCTCCGAAGCCTGGGCACGCGTCTGCAACGATCTGTGTGCCCGTGTCGGCCAGCTGTTCCCGGGGCGGTTCAGTCCGGCCGCGATGTTGCCGCAGTCCCCGGGCGTGGACCCGGCGACCAGCGTTCCCGAACTTGTCCGGGCTGTCGAGGAGCTCGGCGCCGTCGCCGTCAATCTCAACCCCGATCCCTCCGGCGGCTGTTGGGACTCGCCACCACTGACCGACCGCTCGTGGTACCCGATCTATCAGAAGCTGGTCGAGCTGGACGTGCCGGCGATGATCCATGTCAGCACGACCATCAACCCCGCCTTCCACACGACCGGATCGCACTACCTCAACGCCGACACCAC
Protein-coding sequences here:
- a CDS encoding phosphotriesterase family protein, coding for MVDLIERGHLDQILISQDICHKTNLRRCGGEGYTHILRHVVPLMRRKGSPRIRSGRSRSIILVGRCRLAAEQVGPLTGPDASAVGRGNLSDDAVQMRPHGGLRLGRFAGADGLDDREMLWQ
- a CDS encoding ABC transporter substrate-binding protein, which translates into the protein MPTTKPETNPEQTTVVPWRLRRRTLLGGAGAIAAGSLTSGCAVSASQPAKNGKKQVTLKLLGQANEIDKDVIAGFTEQRPDIKLSITEYSWDALVSMLAAKTPPDLVRGAGATDTPYLVHRSLAEPLDDYLKSSKTITADDLDPINDLWRYDGTTQGTGPLYGLVKDYSSDLTLWVNSQHLKAAGLKVPSSDRPLTYKQVLKLSEETVQRKSGRTRVLGFGCVFGGKPDLAWLQGMLATADAALFNDDLTQIDLTSDAGVEALQWFVDLVKSRTTSSFLDPQATADADLYVASRVATLLSGYWTSGLIATAKPQVQQASYLLPAPMMGTTRVSPCVAGTGFWIPKTAAHKEAAWAFMEYYFAAKPAVERAKSGWGIPGLKSLAKYLPDNEPYQKRALAVQRDEQKYFKVLPFTPYAKADALGTALATTFEDAVRAHRPIKDTAAAITTALNAAIKRGKN
- a CDS encoding DegT/DnrJ/EryC1/StrS family aminotransferase yields the protein MDEPVRTRPWTFGAALSVDAIGSVEREYVSRVLDKRRVFRYTRDGIHDSEAAALEDVYRKRLGVRHCLAVNGGTSALVCALVAAGIGPGDEVVIPSYTYIATASAVILAGAVPVIVDIDETLTIDPKALENSITKHTKAVIPVHMRGVPCQMDEISTIAARHGLIVIEDAAQANGGSYHGRPLGSFGHLGCFSFQQYKIVTAGEGGLVATNDDHLFERACVYHDGAFAMWDTGTGGEVETFPGQNYRISEISAAVALAQSQRLDDLLARLRRNKAHIIEALATVDGIELQPIPDPAGDVAYSLILFLPVNADIRAFSERLAWEGIPNGTVYNKGFPDRHIFTNWDYVLAKRGVSPTNNPWTSPYYHGNIDYPPDLCQTSLDLLGRAIQINLHQDMDSTDCADIVTAIRRTARRVSARPSTAPSPGTMP
- a CDS encoding amidohydrolase family protein, which codes for MIIDCHGHYTTAPSSLAGWRDRQTLAFEQRTDAPSAADLVISDDEVRASIEDNQLRLMDERGVDVTIFSPRASFMAHHIGDLATSEAWARVCNDLCARVGQLFPGRFSPAAMLPQSPGVDPATSVPELVRAVEELGAVAVNLNPDPSGGCWDSPPLTDRSWYPIYQKLVELDVPAMIHVSTTINPAFHTTGSHYLNADTTAFMQLITGDLFSDFPDLRFVIPHGGGAVPYHWGRFRGLAQSLGKPDLSEHVLRNVYFDTCVYHQPGIDTLLKVIPAKNVLFGSEMVGAVRGIDLETGYAFDDTRRYVEAAGLSADDLADIEHRNALTVYPRLAEHLAGTAA
- a CDS encoding glycoside hydrolase family 16 protein encodes the protein MISSPTAPAASRTVGPKTAAQRLGWGTPLPASDEFNYVGTPDRSRWNVYGDGGSEGGAGSNCWPGHDGNGRRCADANHVNGEYLRQTGEMNGDSAGVASVQNLQYGRWEVRARLQPARGAAGHPYHAVLITWPQSDEWPAGAEYDFFEVDAGDTCAVAFLHYPNHEPKRQEMAQKCPVDITKWHAYGFEWSPQGLTGYIDGDEWFTFNQDCIQCAPGPMHQTIQLDNFFGAGGMQRANFDIDWARVYNLQQR
- a CDS encoding LacI family DNA-binding transcriptional regulator, yielding MTERRPKRPTISDVAELAGVSKGAVSRSFNGAARLSPATVERIRAAAAELGWMPSAAARAINGAPAHAIGVVLRRPPELLELDPFFAAFLAGAEGVFAAQGYAVILRFVDTAEDERDCYRQLVAERRVDGFLINDLRQPDFRFKLLEEMGQSAVVVGRPGARCPFPSVDSDSDAAVESLLQHLIESGHRIIGHVSGSPSLQHSRHRVRLWRDTLQANGLPAGPLAVGHFTAAGGAAATDELLRQQERPTAIFYGNDVMAVAGLAMMSDRGLVVPDDVAVAGFDGVSIASYTSPPLTTVQCNYRAVGHAAADLLLNQIAGERAPHRVLVPAELRLRRSTGASAQ